From a region of the Actinopolymorpha singaporensis genome:
- a CDS encoding LCP family protein, whose translation MTGWDQRHGPRSGDVRGRPSAGRRPRPSRTPAFSRDTASSRDTASSGRLRPTVTQRSPGGGAGGRDDPRRNDRRRDDLRRGAPRRDPESGRWCRRAVCLLMMTLVAPGSAQLVAGNRAVGKVALRVAVAILSVAVLLGLVGLVSLRTLVSLISNPDVLRFGQIVLVLVAVGWLALFVDAWRLGRPLRMPQKLRLTSTVTMVAASVLAVSLVLTSAHYVGVARTSISRIFAGTTATDPTAGRYNLLLLGADAGKDRVGLRPDSITLVSIDERTGRAAMFSFPRNLQRVPFPPGTVMHKQFPNGFDCGDECLLNAVYTWATDHKQLFPGDSNPGITATEDAIRQLTGLRVNYYALIDMGGFEQLVDAVGGVRVNVRADVPITGRDGALRGVIKAGDQRLDGYHALWYSRSRATTSDYDRMARQRCVMAAMLHQLDPSTVLLKFQKIAEAGEQIVSTDIPASELDTMVDLALKAKRQKIVSVQFVPPLIKTARPDFSVIRENVSAAIEASRAAAGPTPTAKSAGKPGSGADQGSGSDAGGTSESGGSGGGTSGRGGGGRGGGSGSGGSADNGTPAVHELGEVCSAG comes from the coding sequence CGCGCTCGGGGGATGTCCGCGGCCGGCCGAGCGCCGGGCGGCGTCCTCGTCCCTCCCGCACCCCCGCGTTCTCCCGCGACACCGCCTCGTCCCGCGACACCGCCTCGTCCGGCCGGTTGCGGCCGACGGTGACGCAAAGGTCGCCCGGAGGTGGTGCCGGCGGCCGCGACGACCCTCGCCGGAACGACCGTCGCCGGGACGACCTGCGGCGCGGTGCCCCACGGCGAGACCCCGAGAGCGGCCGGTGGTGCCGGCGGGCGGTCTGCCTGCTGATGATGACGCTGGTGGCGCCCGGCTCGGCGCAGTTGGTGGCGGGCAACCGTGCGGTGGGGAAGGTCGCGCTGCGGGTGGCGGTGGCCATACTCTCCGTCGCCGTACTGCTGGGACTGGTGGGACTGGTCTCCCTGCGCACCCTGGTGTCCCTGATCTCCAACCCCGACGTGCTCCGCTTCGGCCAGATCGTGCTGGTCCTCGTGGCCGTGGGCTGGCTGGCGCTGTTCGTGGACGCCTGGCGGCTCGGGCGCCCGCTCCGGATGCCGCAGAAGCTGCGGCTGACCTCGACCGTCACCATGGTGGCCGCGTCCGTACTCGCGGTGAGCCTGGTGCTCACCTCGGCCCACTACGTCGGGGTGGCCCGCACCTCCATCTCCCGGATCTTCGCGGGCACCACCGCGACCGACCCGACCGCCGGGCGGTACAACCTGCTGCTGCTCGGGGCCGACGCCGGCAAGGACCGGGTGGGCCTGCGCCCGGACAGCATCACGCTGGTGTCCATCGACGAGCGGACCGGCCGGGCCGCGATGTTCAGCTTTCCCCGCAACCTCCAGCGGGTGCCGTTCCCACCCGGCACGGTGATGCACAAGCAGTTCCCGAACGGCTTCGACTGCGGTGACGAGTGCCTGCTGAACGCCGTCTACACCTGGGCAACCGACCACAAGCAGCTGTTCCCCGGCGACTCGAACCCCGGCATCACCGCCACCGAGGACGCGATCCGGCAGTTGACCGGACTGCGGGTCAACTACTACGCACTGATCGACATGGGGGGCTTCGAGCAGCTGGTCGACGCGGTCGGTGGCGTACGGGTGAACGTCAGGGCCGACGTGCCGATCACCGGCCGGGACGGTGCACTGCGCGGCGTCATCAAGGCAGGCGACCAGCGACTGGATGGTTACCACGCGTTGTGGTACTCCCGGTCGCGGGCGACCACCAGCGACTACGACCGGATGGCCCGGCAGCGCTGTGTGATGGCCGCCATGTTGCACCAGCTGGACCCGTCCACCGTGCTGCTGAAGTTCCAGAAGATCGCCGAGGCCGGGGAGCAGATCGTCTCCACCGACATCCCCGCCAGCGAGCTGGACACCATGGTCGACCTCGCGCTGAAGGCGAAGAGGCAGAAGATCGTCTCGGTGCAGTTCGTGCCACCGCTGATCAAGACGGCGCGGCCGGACTTCTCGGTGATCAGGGAGAACGTGAGCGCCGCGATCGAGGCGTCCAGGGCAGCGGCCGGCCCCACTCCCACGGCGAAGTCCGCGGGGAAGCCCGGATCTGGCGCGGACCAGGGATCGGGTTCGGACGCCGGCGGTACGTCGGAGTCCGGCGGAAGCGGCGGCGGTACCAGCGGACGCGGTGGCGGCGGACGCGGTGGCGGCAGCGGCAGCGGCGGATCGGCAGACAACGGGACGCCGGCCGTGCACGAGCTCGGCGAGGTCTGCTCCGCGGGCTGA